The proteins below are encoded in one region of Oncorhynchus nerka isolate Pitt River linkage group LG15, Oner_Uvic_2.0, whole genome shotgun sequence:
- the LOC115123367 gene encoding phosphatase and actin regulator 3-like — protein sequence MVQNVILVFFRRRLSQRPAVEELESRNILKQRNDQSEQEERREIKQRLNRKLNQRPTVDELRDRKILIRFSDYVEVAKAQDYDRRADKPWTRLSASDKAAIRKELNEFKSNEMEVHNSSKHLTRFHRP from the exons ATGGTTCAGAACGTGATTCTAGTGTTTTTCCGCAGGCGGCTGAGCCAGAGACCCGCGGTAGAGGAGCTGGAGAGTCGGAACATCCTCAAAC AGAGGAATGACCAGtcagagcaggaggagaggagggagatcaaACAGAGACTCAACAGGAAGTTGAACCAGCGTCCTACAGTAGATGAGTTAAGGGACAGGAAGATACTGATTCGTTTCAGTGACTATGTTGAGGTGGCCAAGGCTCAGGACTACGACCGCAGGGCAGATAAACCCTGGACCAGGCTGTCTGCTTCAGACAAG GCAGCAATAAGGAAGGAGCTGAATGAGTTCAAGAGTAACGAGATGGAGGTTCACAATTCCAGCAAGCACCTGACAAG GTTCCATCGgccgtag